Genomic DNA from Candidatus Zixiibacteriota bacterium:
GCGATGTTTGCTGGAGTTGTCCAATGTCTTGTTGTTCTATGGGCTGCGAATCAAGCAAGTTTCGCTTGTTGGGTGATATTTAAAGAACTCTATGAAAAAGGCCGGACAGTAGTGATTTGATTTATTAGTCAATTACAGCGAGGTGCGTATCGAATCGTAAAATGAATTCGGCGTACTCTTGTTATCAGGGAAACTTCCAAGGCGAATATCGACACGCCAATTCATCGGGGAATCAAACATCTCATGCAGGAAATATTTGATGCTCTCCTGAATACGATTTTTAACAATATCCGCGCCATCTTTTTGGGTTTCAACCAAGAGAATGCAGATTTTACCGTCATTGAAGCCTGAAATTATATCGGTTTGCCGAATAGTTTTTCTGAGAAGTGTTTTCATCCTGCGGGAAGTTTCGCTGTTGAGATTAGGAATTTCAATATCTCCGGTTTTGTTAAATCGAGTTGTGTCGATTTTAATAAACGAAATAAAACTTAAATACCTTTGTGCTCTTTTTAATTCTTGTTGAACACGGGAAAGAAAATTATCTCTTTCTTTATACAACTCATCTAAAATCTCAGTTTCACGATCCATTACCAGACTCTCTTTTTAAACTATACGAGACAGGGATTAGCAACAACTGGAAAACCCTATTCATGATTGTTTTAAAGCAAAAAGAATGCCGCATTTCCCACATTTACCAATCTTAGTCATTTAATCTTCCAGCACTTATAACTTAGTGAAATATTAAAAATTAACCCCCTTGTCATAGCATTAATATAGCGAATTTGTTCTAAATATAATCAAACAATTGTGCAATACAATACACATTGTTTGCAAGCATCAATCTATTATTTTGTATTCTTTTATTTTATACAATAATGACCTATAGCTAATATCCAGTAAAATTGCCGCTTTACGCCGGTTCCAGTTTGTTTTTACCAAGACTCTGCTTATAAGGTTTTTCTCAATTTCTCCAACAACTTTATTGACTTTTTTCTTAAGATTATAATCGCCATCATCCAAATTGACAGGTAAAGAAACCTCATCGGTTCCGGGAGAAGGTATTGGCCCTTTTAAAAATTCATAAATAATATTCACATCCCCGCGAACAATAATCTGTTTGATAAGATTCTCAAGCTGACGAACATTTCCAGGCCAATGATAGTTATATAGATGTTTCATTGTTTCGGAACGGATATTTATTTGTTCTTTATCATATAATAGAGAATATTTTCTTAGAAAATGCTCCATTAACAGCATTATATCATCTTTTCTTTCTCTTAATGGCGGCAGCTGTATGGTGATTTCATTAAGACGGTAATACAAGTCGTTGCGAATAATTTTCTGTTCCATAGCCTCTTCAAGATTACGATTTGTGGCGCATACAATTCTAACATCGACATGAATATTATTAATACCGCCTACTCTGACAAATTCTTGCTGCTCTAATACCTGAAGTAATTTTGTTTGTAATTCAATAGGCATCTCGCCGATTTCATCGAGGAACATTGTGCCCTTGTTGGCAACCTCGAATCGTCCCGGCTTGGTTTTGTTGGCACCGGTAAAAGCGCCTCTTTCATAACCGAAAAGCTCAGATTCTAATAATTCGCGGGGAATTGCTGCACAATTTACTTTTACAAACGGCTCGTCTTTCCTTGGCGAAAGCTTGTGAATCATGCGAGCGATGATTTCTTTGCCAGTACCTGATTCGCCCCTTATCAGGACTGTTAATTCGCTGGGAGAAATTTGTTCAACCACATTTTTCACATTCAACATCGGCTCGGTGTCGCCTATAAGAATTTCATTCTGGCTTTCCCTTATTTTCTTCTTAATATCAATAAGCTCTTCTTTAAGCTTTTTCTTTTCGAGCACGGTTCGGATATGAATTTCTAGTTCTTTAACATCAAAAGGCTTAGGTATAAACTCAGTAGCCCCTCTCTTTATTGATTCGACGATATTTTTTGTGTTGCCATGCCCGGACAGCATTATAACATCCAAAGAAGAGTCGGTGTTCTTAATTTTTTCGAGAACATCAAGACCAGATTGGCCAGGCATTTTTATATCCAGCAATACAAGATCAGGTTTAATATTCGGCGACTTTTTTGAGAGATATGAAATCGCTTCCTGTCCGTCACGAGCAGATTCTATTTCATATCCCAAACCAAGCCCCTCTGAAATTATCCAAGGAACTTTAGGGTCATCATCAACGACTAATATCTTTACTTTATCGCTATCCATAATGCTATATAGGTAAATCTATTTTAAAAGTTGTTCCTTTGCCTAAAACGCTTTCGACATTTAAACTACCGTTGTGCGCCTTAATTACTCTTTCGACAATAGCTAAACCCAAACCTGTGCCTGTTTCTTTGGTAGTATGATACCTGTCGAAAATACGATACAGTTCATTTTCCGGTATACCGCATCCGGTATCGATAAACGCAATTCTAACATAAGGCTCTTGGGCAGGATGAAGCATTATATTGACTTCAAGTACCCCATTATCCTCCATGCTTTCGATGGCGTTCAACATGATATTTATAACTGCCTCAAAAATCTCATTGTTATTGATCTCAATTTGGGGAACATCATTATCTTGATTTATGGTAAACCTAATATTTTTCTTTTCCAAGTCTTTTTCCAAAAGCTGAGAGGCTTTTATAATTACATCTTTTATCTTTGCTTTTGATGTACTGTACATGTTAGGATTAGCAGAATTTACTATTTCCATAACCAGATCATTTAAACGGTTTAATTCGTTTTCGGAACTTTCAAAAAACTTAGAGGCCTCTCTACCCTTAATTTTACTTTTATAAACCTGGACATTTCCCTTTAAATTAGTCAGCGGTTTTTTCAAGTCATGACAGATTTCAGAAATTATCTTCCCCATTGTTACTAATTTAATGCCATTAAGAATAGCTTTTTGGCGTTCAACTACAGAAACTGTCTGGGAAGCTACAATAGCAGCTAAGTTGCTTTCAGAATTGCTTAACTTATTTTGAGAAATAATCGTCATTATTCCGCTAACCGTATTGTGCAATTGAATTGGAACAACTTCAATTGCATGCTTTTTAGCAGATAAACAATCTGCAAACCATTTCATTAATTGATCCTTAACATAATCTATATCGACATTCTTACTTCTTTCTATAACTTCTTTATTTGTTTTCAGTTCAATAGGAGGCTCCGGATTAATTCGGCAGTCTGAGGATTTATACATAAATTCCCGTCTGAACAGGTTTATCCGCTCTGCCAGACCATACCAAATAACCGCTTCTATGTGAATAAGTTTGCGCAATTGAGAAAATATAATTTCGCCGACTCTTTCAATGTGGTCAATCGTGGATATTTTTCTGGTTATTTCAAATAGAACTGTCAACTCGTTTATTTTTTCATCCCTGTCAGCAAAAATATTTGCTCTATCAATGGCGATAGCTGCCTGAGCGCCAAAAGTGTTCAGAAGTTTAAGGTCATGTTCATCGAAGGTTGTGCCGGTTATTTTATTGTTGATATTAACAACACCCAGTATATTTCCCTTATACTTTAGCGGCACGGAAATCAGGGATTTGGACTCATAGTGCTGGCGATTAACCCGGGAAAATCGGACATCGCTTTCGATATCTTTAATTATCAGCGGCTCGCCCGATTGGGCGACATGACCGGAGATAGAATCGCCAACTTTCAGGCGCGTCTCGGCTACGATTTGCTTTGATAAACCGCAAGCTGCGCCTATATATAACTCCTGCTTATTCGGATCAAGAATCATAACCGAGCCTATCTTAGCCCCGATTACATCAATAGCTAAGGATAAAATCTGAGTAAGCGTTTCAGTAAGGTCTATGGTGGCAGCTAAAATAGCACTGGCGCTGTATAAAGCATCAATCTCGGAAAGCTTTTGCTCCAACATATGATTGGCAACTTTAAGTTGTTTAAGAAGACGTTCTTTTTCGAGAGCAGTTTGTCTTTTTTCAAGCGAGCGGGCGATAGCAATTTTAAGCTCTTCAAACTCGATAGGTTTTGTGATATAGCTGAAAGCGCCTTGGTCGACAGCCTCTTTGGCAGATTCTAAAGAAGCATAACCGGTCATCAGTATTACCTCAAGAAAAGGGTCTTTGTGATGAGCTTTTTCTAATATATCGAGGCCGTTTACGACTGGCATTTTGATGTCTGTGATAACGAGGTCAAAACTTTCGTTTTCAAGAAGCTTAGCTGCTTTTTCAGAGTCGGTGAATGCCTCAACCGTATGTCCCTCGATTACTAAAAGGGTTTTAAGGCTTTCGCTCATTCTCTTTTCATCATCTATTAATAAGATTTTAGAACTATTCATCATCTTTTCTTTCTATCGGCAAACTTATTTGGAAAGTTGCTCCGCCTTTATCATTATTATATACTATTATATTGCCCTGATGCCACTGAATAATTCCATAGCAAACCGATAATCCAAGGCCTGTGCCCTTTTTATCCTTGGTAGTGTAGAATGGTTCGAATATTTTTGACATGTTCTCTTTAACTATTCCGCCGCCATTATCACTGACATTTACCTGAATATTTGAGCCGGCAGCTTTGATTGAAATACGAATCTCTCCCCCATCTTGCATAACATCTTTGGCATTCATTAAAAGGTTTAAAAATACTTGTTTAAGTTTTTCAACAGAGCCGCGTATTTTCGGCAAATCCTCATCAATATCGTTATGGACTTCAATTCCGGCGTTTGTTAATTGATTGGAAATAAGAGTTAAGGTTTCGGCAATCACCACTCTTAAATCGACATCGGTAATCTTTTCCTGATGGGGTCGATAGAAATTTAAAAGCTGTCTAACTATGCCGGCAATACGAAACACTTCTTCCTTAAGTATTTTTATATAATCAGCATAAACATCATCCGGTATATCTCTCTTAGCCATAATTTGAAGGTAATTGCTTATAATTCCGAGAGGATTATTAACCTCATGAGCGATGGAGGCTGACAATTTTCCAAGAGCAGCCATTTTTTCTGTTTCGACCAACAGCTTTTGAGTACGTTGAAGTTCCTCATTAATTTGACGTTCGCGCTCATAAAGCCGAGCATTTTCTAAGGCGACAGAAAGCTGGTTCATCAATAATGATAAAAATTCCAGGTCGTTTTCACCAAAGTCAGCTTCGGATATTTTCTTCGGAAGCAATAAAATTCCAAGGAGCCTGTTTTTCATCAACATGGGAGCAACCAGTTTTACGCTCAATCGATTTAGTAATTCGTCTAATTCCTGATCGGCATCAACACTTGCATACAAGTCATCGGAGGTCAACGGTTTGCCCGTTTTAATAAAAGTCTTTATCAAGGGGCTGTTATACTTAACTCTTAAGTTCTCCAAACAATCGGCGCTTAAGCCCTTAGAATGAGGATTCGCTAAATACTCTGCCTCTTTATCTGTCAGCAATATTATCGCGCTTTCTACTCCCATTTGGCCAAGACATGTAAGCAAAATAGCATCGATCAATGAACCTGTATCCAGCATCGAGGAAAGATGGCGGGATATTTCAAATACGGTATAAAGATCGAAAATCTTCCGGCGAAGTCTTCTGTTGGCATCGCTAAGCTGGCTGATTCTGACAGATAAATCATTATCATTAAGAGATGAATTATCCCTGCTATCATCCGGCAAAGGCTCTAAAGCTTTACTGTTTGTCATCTATAAAAATATTCGGCAATGCCCGGTCTTTTGTTAACAACTTATGGACAATCTCCCCTAACTGGCGGATTGCCGGAACCCCTGAAATAAGCGATTAAATAAACAATATCAGAACCGATGACCTGGCAATCGCCATTGGCATCGCCGCTCAAAAAAGGAGCGGGAGCAGGATTTTGCCCTTTAAAGTAAGCCGCAAGATAAGTAATATCAGAACCGATAACCGAGCCATCTCCGTTAGCATCGCCGGGAAGGAAATCAAGCTGAAGCATAAAATCTAAAGTCGTATCTGAGCTAATCGCGAAAGCAGGATATAAAGAATCGGCATACTCGTCATGAGCGGCAGCTATATTATAAACACCAGGTTGAATTCCCGATATAGAATAATATCCATCGATATCGGTTGTATCAAACAAGCCAATATCGGAAATTGTTACAATCGAGCCAGTGAGGTCAACAGAAGTATCATAAAGGGCAACATAACCAGATAAAGAATAAAACTGTCCGACAACCTCAATCTTAAAGCGATTAGATAACGGCGACAGGTCTCCCCTGTCATCCCGGGCAGATACCCGAAAAGTGTATTCGCCGGATGAGTAAGGTCCCACTTGCAAACTTTCCTGATAGGCATATTCAGTCAGGATAGTCGTTGAGGCAAATGAATCATAAGGATAAATATCATCGATATAGATGCCTTCATTCTCAATCACATCATCTGTCCAGTAGCGGAATCTGATATCGGCTTCCTGTCCTGCATAATCAGCTAATGAATACTGCGCCAAAACCCAGCCGCCTGAACTGCCGGTGATGCCAAATTCCTCATTATGGTTATTCGGGTTTGATGATGTTGACCGGTTGCCGTCAAGCTGATACCATACATAGCCGCCATCGGTGGAAATTTCGACATAGGCATAGTCCCAATCGGTTTCGATATCATACCAAGTCCAAAATGTCAGCGTATCGCCGGTTTCGATTTTGAGTCTTTCTTTTAATTCTGCTATAGCCCGATAGCCGTTTCCCTGCCCTGAATATATAGAATAACTCCCGCTATGCTTTCGAGTGGTGCTTAAAGCAAAACTCTCAAGCTCAAAATCGGATGCCTGTTCGCATTGATTAGTGATTTGCTGATAACCGGTTTTCTCGACAACATAATAGCTGACAGTAGCATTGAATGTATCAATATCCGCAGTTTGCCAGTGAATGTAAAAGCTTTGGTCTGCAGGCGCTGTCGCTGGCGATGTTATTGCGGGAATCTGCGGATTGCGCCGTTTGTATATCTCATAAGCATGGTTAGAATAATTCAACAAAGCCTGAACATTTTCGTTTATCAATACGGGAATACGCGCCAATGATGGCCAAAATCCATCGGAGCTATTACCTACCTCATGAGTGATGGCATACACTTTTCGTTTGCTTTGTCTTTCGCCCCAAGCCCAGTCATTAGCATCTCCGTTTGTGTTATACAATAACTGCCAGGCAGTACCGGCAGCATAGCCCATAGTATTATGGGCATAATTGCCGAAATATTCCCAGTATTCGCTGACATTTTCATTAATGCCATCATAATAACCCCAGGACCAAAGACACAAATTGCTGTAGGAGTGGAAATTTTGAATCCAGGCGAAATCATGGCTTTCAATAAACGACATTAAGGCCTGAATCTCCGGCTCGGAACCGGGAGTTGGCCCGCGATAGGTATTACTTGAGGTATATCCAGATGAGCCGCTGTTGTCATAACCCCAAAAATAGGGATAGTTGCGGTTTGGGTCGACCCCATAGGAGCCATCGCCGTTGTTGCGGCGGTTTTTGCGCCACATGCCGCCGCCGGAGGGGTTTGTTTGACGGTTATACTCATAGCCATCCGGGTTGACAATCGGGACTATGAAGAACTCGTTATTATCGACTAAATCGGTAATATCAGGGTCGATACCATAATTTTCCGAAAGCTCTTTTATAAATTCAACACATATATCGACAGTAACCGGTTCGCGGGCATGATGCAAACCATCGATAAATATCTCCGGCTCGTTCTCATCGACACCGGGATTATCCGAAACCTTAACCATCCAGAGATCCCTGCCCTCATGAGTCTGACCTATAGATACTTTGGGAGCTACAAGCGCAGGATAATTGCTTGCCAGCGAATCAAGCGCCGCCATGGTCTCGGAATATGTCCTGAAGCCGCCCATTGTCGTGCCGACCGGATAGCGGCTCTGGTAAAAAGCCGTCAAGTCCTCATGGATGATTTCAATTGGAAGTCCCCATACTTTTATGAGATTATAAGCTAAGCTATCGGCTATTATTTCTATATATTGGTCGGGTTGAAAATCGACAATATCGAAACCGGAAAGTCTTGTTATTGTCTCACTGCTTGTATCGAGTACTCTTATCTGCTTATAAATATCAGCCCCGGCAGAAACCGTTAAAAAGATAGCTATGATTATAGTTAGGAATCTGACACGCATTTTAACCTCTTTGCTGTAATTTATTTTACTTTAATACATTCAGTTAGCAGTTTCAATGCTTTAACATATTAATTTAATCAAACTATAGCGGTTGTCAATGATTTTGTGCATAGGTTTTCATTTTGATATGCCGCGGATACCATGAAATAATATAAACTATTGCTCACATACAATAGAAGTATTATATAAAAGCATGAGATATCTTTTGATATTATTTCAAATATTGGTTGGCTGTACAACACTTTATGCAGATGACGGCATTCCGATATCGAGATTAGATTATAGCGACATTAATGGCCAGCTTTCAATCGCGTATGAGCTTTGGCAAAATGGGAAAATTAAATTAGCCATATTAGAAATCGAAAAACAGCTTGAAGCTGATTCATCGTTAATTACTGATGCCGCTGTAATATTAGGCGGTAATTATCATCTCAAACGTCTGACAGATAATATTTATACCGATAGAGTCGGGGGGTTTTCCCCCTCCGGCAATAAGCTGGCATATTCACAGGATACCTTTACGGTTCGTATTGATGACGGCATGTTCGACTGGCTCGAGGAGAGAAACACCGGCCTCGCCTATTATGATTTCACAGTTGATAAGGAAACAACGCTCGAAATATTTGAAGAAAATCCCGGCAAACCGCGTTTTTTATCAGATACCTGTATTCTATATATTGCCCGGACAGATACCAATCCCGAAAACACTCCTAAAATAAATTTGTTTGCCTACGATTTATCAATGGGAACAACCACCACTTGTTTTCCGTTTCAAAGGCAAAGCTACTGCCCTTATGAAAATGGGGTTATTTTTTATGACAGGCATGAAGAAGCGATAGTGATAAAAGATTTACAAAACCATGAGCAGGATGTTCTCTATCATAATGAGAGCATGATAAATTATCGGCGTCCGCTGAGGTTAATTCGTAATTTCTGCATCGGCAGTGATGTAATCATGTTCGATGCGGGGGAATCATCATACAAAAGTATTTACGGAATTTCCCTCAATGGCAGTGTGCCGGAGATTTTAATTACCGCACCTTTATCTTTTGGAAATGATTCACGTTATTATCCGGCAGCGGTTAATTATAATGAATTCGCCTACTTAGTGAATTATTACGGCAATATAGATATATATTATCATAAAGCCGATAAAGATTACAGGCTGACATTCGATGGTGGAGACAAGTATTATTTAGCAGTATCTCCCGATGGCTCAAAGATAGCATATTCTTACAGATTGTTGTCTCAGAACCAGGAATCGTATGAGATATTTATGCTGGATTTCAGCATTGAGGCTAATATAGAGGATTTAATGTATAGATTTAAGGTATATCGGTAATATAATGCATGACAACATATTAGTAAAATCCTATATCGAATCGCTCAAGGGTCTGGTCGAGGTCGATGTGGTTTATGGCAGTAAGCGTGATATCATATTACAGGGTAGGTTTAGTTCGTTAATCGGCGGCAGTGAGTTTGACATATTAAATAGAATCGCTATGCTTCCCGGCAAACCGGAGATTATCTGTGTCGAGCCAAAAGTAGTTGTGCGGATTACAATGCCGGGCAAAGTAAGCATCAGGAAAGTACCATGGTTGAATATCGTTTTATTTATACTAACTCTTTTTTCCACTCTTTTAGTTGGCGCCGGTAATGCCGGAACTGATTTTGTCAACAACCCTGAGATGTTCTGGACTGACCCCTGGAAGATTATACTGGCGGGCATGCCGTTTTCGTTTCCGCTTTTGGGGATACTGTTATTTCATGAGTTCGGGCATTACATAGCCTCACGTCTGCATAATGTAAAAGTCTCCCTGCCATATTTTATCCCCTTTCCCAATATTATAGGCACGATGGGGGCTGTGATAAGATCCAAATCGCCATTTATAACTCGCATACAGCTTTTTGATGTCGGTGCGGCCGGGCCATTAGCGGGGATGGTTGTTGCCATACCGGTTGTGATATGGGGCTTGGCGCATCCTGTTTTTATTACTGAGACACCGGATATTTCCGGTTTGTTTTATCTTGGAGATTCGCTTCTTTTTACATTGATAAGCTGGCTTGTTCATCCGCCGACCCCGGATGGCTATATCGCTGTTCTTAGTCAAACGGCTTTTGCCGGCTGGGTCGGCTTTTTGGTTACCATGTTAAACCTTCTGCCGATTGGCCAGCTTGACGGCGGGCATGTGATGTATGCCATGTTTGGCAAGATACAGCGCAAAATCGCTTATGCCGCATTATTAGCATTGGTTGTTTTATCATTTTACTGGACCGGCTGGATTTTATGGGCATTGCTGGGATTTTTCTTAATCAAGCCGGCTCATCCCCCGACTGTGCTGGATGAGATACCCTTGGATAAAAGGCGCATGGCAATCGGTTATCTGTGTATTGTTGTTTTTGTATTATGTTTTATGCCTGTGCCTATTGTTTTTTGATTGAGGGTTTTGGCGTTAGGATATCGTCCGTTGCGGCATCCGCCTAATGTTGGCTACTCTGATGCATACCAACAAGAGGGCGTATCCGCCAATGGCGGACGCCCTACGCGCAGATATTTTTATTAATCCTACGTCTATATCTCAAAAACGGTTTTGCCGCCGACAATCGTTCGTACGGCTCTGCCAACGAGCTTTCTGCCTATAAAAGGCGAATTCTTTGACAGCGATTTGAAATCATCCTCAGCAACATTCCATTCGCATTCGGGGTCGATAATCGTTATGTCGGCAGGAGCGCCAGCCTCAAGCTTGCCGGCAGGTATATTGAGAATGCAGGCAGGCGTTGAGGACATCATCTTAATCGCCGTCAGCCAGTCGATGACGTTTTTCCTGACAAGCTCAGTAGAAACAAGCCCAACCGCCGTTTCAAGTCCTATCATTCCCGGAGGGGCGTAGTCGAATTCGAGTTGTTTCTCATCATAGGCATGAGGCGCATGGTCGGTGGCGATAACATCAAAGACGCCATCGGCAATGCCTTTTTTTATCGCCTTAATATCCTTTTGGGTGCGCAAAGGCGGATAGACTTTCAGATTGGTGTCATAGGTTTCCAGCAAATCATCGGATAGCGTAAAATGATGAGGACAGACCTCAGCGGTAACCATGATATTTTTCTTCTTGGCTTTCTTGATCAAATCAACGCCGCCGGCTGTGGAAACATGAGCGATATGAACAAAACCGCCAGTATATTCAGCCAGCATAATCTCGCGGGCAATCATCAACTCCTCGGCAACCCTCGATATTCCGCGAAGCCCAAGCTTGGAGGCAATATACCCTTCGTTGGCGACTCCACCTTCGGCAAGGTCGTTATATTCGCAGTGAGATATCACCGGCACGCTCAGCATCTTGCAGTACTCTATTGCCCGACGCATGATTAGGCCATTCTGCACGCCGGAACCATCATCGGAAAAAGCGACCGCGCCAGCCCGATGCATGTCATCCATCTCTGCCAGTTCTTTGCCCAAGCGGCCTTTTGTAAGCGCGCCAATCGGGTAAACATTGACCACAGCCTCTTTGGCTTTCTGTATAACGAATTTAACTGTCTCCTGATTGTCAATAGTCGGCTCTGTATTCGGCATGCAGGCAGCCGAGGTGAATCCGCCAGCGGCGGCGGCTTGCGAACCGGTAAAGATTGTTTCCTTATACTCATAGCCGGGTTCGCGGAAATGCACATGCATATCAACCAAGCCGGGACATACCAGCTTTCCTGAGGCATCAATATCGCCTTTATCTTTCTTCTTTGACTTGATGACCTCAGCTATTTTGCCTTTTTTGACAACAATTGCGCCGGGTCCGAAATAGTTATCGGCCGGGTCGACAATTGTTCCGCCAGTTATTGTAAAATCACTCAATTTTTCCAACTCCACCGCTTAACAGGTATAAAACCGCCATTCTTATCGCCACGCCATTGGTTACCTGTGGTAATATCACCGAATCGGGACTATCGGCAACCTCTGAGGCTATCTCCACGCCGCGATTCATCGGGCCCGGATGCATTATTGTATAATTCTTGTTAAGATATTTAAGCCGCTCTTTTTTTATGCAGAATCTATTGCTGTATTCTCTTAAGGTCGGCAGCAGTCCCGCCGATTGCCTTTCTTTCTGAAGACGCAGGATATTGACTACATCCGCGCCCTCGAGCGCCTCTTCAATGCGAGTGTACACATCGATACCCATTTGCTCAACCTCGTATGGAAGCAGAGTCGTCGGAGCGCACACCGCCACGCTGGCGCCAAGCGTTTTCAGTCCCCAGATATTAGAGCGAGCAACGCGGGAATGCTTTATATCGCCGATAATGGCAACCCGCAATCCTTTTAAGTCGCCGTATTTTTCACGGATAGTAAAGATGTCAAGCAAGCCCTGCGTCGGATGCTCATGAAAGCCATCGCCGGCGTTTATAATTTTCGAGCCACAATTTTGGGTAAGCATATACGGCGTGCCTGAGGCTGAGTGACGTATAACAATCATATCTATTTTCATCGCCTCGATATTCCAGACAGTATCTAAAAGCGTTTCGCCTTTGACTACTGAGGAGGATACCTTAGCGAAACCTATAGCATCGGCAGACAATCTTTTTTCGGCCAGCTCGAATGAAATTTTTGTGCGCGTGGATGGCTCATAGAAAAGATTCAGGACAGTGATATGCCTTAATGTGGGGACTTTCTTTATCGGGCGCGAAAGAATTTCTTTTAAGGTAACGGCGGTATCGAGGATTAGGTTTATCTCATCGGCGGTCATGCCCTCAAGGCCAATGAGATGTTGAGAGCTTAGTTTCATTTCACCTCTCCCCCGTTACTTTGCTGAAGTATTACGCTGTCTTCGTCATCGTGTTCTTTTAGGTTGACGATGACATTTTCATCGGTGAAAGTCTGCAGTTTTATAGCCGTGTAATCAGCGCAAATCGGCAGTTCGCGATGGCCGCGGTCGATAAGCACCGCCAGCTGGATGCATCGCGTGCGGCCGTAATCGGACAGTTCGTTAAGTGCCGCCCGGACAGTCCGGCCGGTGTAGAGAACATCATCAACGAGAATAACTATCTTGTCATCGATGGAGAAACTCAAATCGGTTTTCTGGATAATCGGCTGGTCGAGCTTGATTTGGACATCATCGCGGTACATGGTGATATCGACTGCGCCGACTGGCGGGGCTGTTTTCTCAATCCGCTTGATAACTTTCGCTACTCGTTCGGCTAAGAATACGCCGCGCGTGCGGATGCCGATAATCACCATATCATCAGCGCCGCCGTTGTGTTCTAAAATCTCGTAGGCGATTCGCTCGATAGACCTTTTAATGCCTTTGGCATCCATTATTTTTGTATTAATCATATTTTATCCTAAAAAAAACCCGCCTGCAGCGGATTGGCTATTTTATAAACACATCTCATTCTGAAAGCTCTTTTATATATTGTTGGAGAGGGATTGTCAAGGGGAATATTTTGTTTTGTAGGATATTTTATGTGTTTGGATGAGAAAAAGCATATCAGATGGTGGTGTCGGGTTTCTCCCGCTGGTCGGAACCCGACCTACTTGAAATCTACTTAATCTTTTACTCACTTTATTTTTACAAGTAAATATTTAAAAATACTATGATTTGGATTTTTACAATTTTTACTCTTATCTATTTTACTATAATCTGACCATGAAATTTCATATTTGTTACTTAATGTTATTTTTTCTGTTCGACCTTTTTTTATTCCAGAAGAACTATTATTTTCCCATCCATGTTCACCTTTCTCAATTTCATTTGAATCTTGAAGTCTAAATTGTATATCACTCGGAATTTTTTTTCTATTGGTTTTTTTCCAGT
This window encodes:
- the pyrR gene encoding bifunctional pyr operon transcriptional regulator/uracil phosphoribosyltransferase PyrR, which translates into the protein MINTKIMDAKGIKRSIERIAYEILEHNGGADDMVIIGIRTRGVFLAERVAKVIKRIEKTAPPVGAVDITMYRDDVQIKLDQPIIQKTDLSFSIDDKIVILVDDVLYTGRTVRAALNELSDYGRTRCIQLAVLIDRGHRELPICADYTAIKLQTFTDENVIVNLKEHDDEDSVILQQSNGGEVK